From a single Nostoc sp. MS1 genomic region:
- a CDS encoding DEAD/DEAH box helicase → MKVLHGSWIPNQYSSDFVQSGAFYLWVETPINNKKRTHTQVHPGHLSSLELSNFLIQTLGIKETEVQLKQRIVPKYFALPTANNQPLPSPELVKYLEIEVPEEYEDFQYWQITCYETVTWVKAATAINIIKLLKDIHFLALYNPSEFQLGSDLLFWYHYTQAFRQIITKDQYIPSLKYRAIAATTKKKPKQAPPEFEIYAGWEIISEQYEANIQKYLEYMPLICVAGNSTQTEKLEFFAPETLLRHFSEYLLNNLVSKTPFTAAFDKQIDDSLIHYCLYPQKHNPLKTHTALQEYQQWLAWKNRIIRTQAESPFHLCFQLHSPDAEQIDNWQMQFLVSSKKDPSLKLALADYWTMNPKTKAGVHKEFGKDFDTNLLLNLGYAARMYPKLWQGLETDSPTGMQLSLNEAFDFLKDSAWVLEDSGFKVIVPAWYTPAGRRRAKIRLKASSGRKVAATVGESKSYFGLDSLVQYQYELAIGEQTVTPQEWEQLINTKAPLVHFRGQWMELDRDKMQQLLEFWQSHGDEQPQMSLLDFMQRSAQGEDDWEIEYDAALSEIMAKLQDKSQLEPISEDLNLQGNLREYQKRGVAWLQYLEKLGLNGCLADDMGLGKSVQVIARLVQEKDNQNSPLPTLLIAPTSVVGNWQREIAKFAPHLKTMVHHGSDRLQDAAEFKAACQEHDVVISSFTLARLDEKLLNSVTWQRLVLDEAQNIKNPKAAQTKAILKLSAKHRLALTGTPVENRLLDLWSIFNFLNPGYLGKEAQFRKSFEIPIQKDNDKVKSTTLKKLVEPLILRRVKTDQSIIKDLPDKVEQKLYTNLTKEQASLYEVVVRDVEEKLQELEGIKRKGLILSTLMKLKQICNHPRQFLQDNSGFLPERSHKLSRLVEMVDEAISEGESLLIFSQFTEACEQIEKYLKQNLHCNTYYLHGGTSRQRREQMISDFQNPDTEASVFVLSLKAGGVGITLTKANHVFHFDRWWNPAVEDQATDRAFRIGQKKNVFVYKFVALGTLEERIDQMIEDKKKLSSSVVGSDESWLTELDNEAFKKLIALNKSTIME, encoded by the coding sequence ATGAAAGTCCTTCATGGCTCGTGGATACCAAACCAATATAGTAGTGATTTTGTGCAGTCTGGAGCATTTTATCTGTGGGTAGAAACTCCGATTAATAACAAAAAGCGTACTCATACACAAGTTCATCCAGGACATCTATCTTCTCTGGAATTGAGCAATTTTTTGATTCAGACTTTGGGGATTAAAGAAACCGAAGTGCAATTAAAACAACGCATAGTTCCTAAATATTTTGCCCTACCAACTGCTAATAATCAGCCATTACCATCACCAGAGTTAGTCAAGTATTTAGAAATAGAAGTTCCTGAAGAGTATGAAGATTTTCAATATTGGCAGATAACTTGTTATGAAACTGTTACTTGGGTGAAAGCAGCGACAGCAATTAATATTATTAAACTACTCAAAGATATTCATTTTTTAGCCCTGTACAATCCTAGTGAATTTCAATTAGGGTCAGATTTATTATTTTGGTATCATTATACGCAAGCATTTAGACAAATAATTACTAAGGATCAATATATTCCGTCTTTAAAATATAGAGCGATCGCAGCGACTACAAAGAAAAAACCTAAACAAGCACCCCCAGAATTTGAAATATATGCTGGTTGGGAAATAATTTCCGAGCAGTATGAAGCCAATATTCAAAAATATCTTGAATATATGCCATTGATTTGTGTGGCAGGCAACAGCACACAGACTGAGAAATTAGAATTTTTTGCTCCAGAAACTTTATTACGCCACTTCAGCGAATACCTTCTCAATAATTTAGTGAGTAAGACACCATTTACCGCAGCATTTGACAAACAAATTGATGATTCTTTAATTCACTATTGTCTTTATCCTCAAAAACACAACCCACTCAAAACTCATACTGCTCTCCAAGAGTATCAGCAATGGTTGGCATGGAAAAATAGAATTATCCGTACCCAAGCTGAATCACCATTTCATCTTTGCTTCCAATTACATTCACCTGATGCTGAACAAATTGACAATTGGCAGATGCAATTTTTAGTATCAAGTAAAAAAGATCCCTCTTTAAAGTTAGCTTTGGCAGATTACTGGACGATGAATCCCAAAACCAAAGCTGGGGTACATAAAGAATTTGGCAAAGATTTCGATACTAATTTACTGCTGAATTTAGGCTATGCAGCAAGAATGTATCCCAAACTTTGGCAAGGTTTGGAAACGGACTCCCCCACAGGAATGCAGCTAAGTTTAAATGAGGCGTTTGATTTTCTTAAAGATAGTGCTTGGGTGTTGGAAGACTCAGGATTTAAAGTCATTGTCCCGGCTTGGTATACCCCGGCTGGTCGTCGCCGTGCAAAAATTCGCCTCAAAGCTTCTAGTGGTCGCAAGGTAGCTGCTACGGTAGGGGAAAGCAAAAGTTATTTCGGTTTAGATTCACTGGTACAGTATCAGTATGAATTGGCAATTGGTGAGCAAACTGTCACCCCCCAAGAATGGGAACAATTGATTAATACTAAAGCGCCACTAGTGCATTTTCGCGGTCAGTGGATGGAATTAGACCGGGATAAAATGCAGCAGTTATTAGAATTTTGGCAGTCCCACGGCGATGAACAGCCCCAAATGAGCTTGTTAGATTTCATGCAGCGCAGCGCCCAAGGGGAAGATGACTGGGAAATTGAATATGATGCAGCTTTATCAGAAATTATGGCAAAGTTACAAGATAAAAGTCAGCTTGAGCCGATTTCTGAAGACTTAAATTTACAAGGCAACCTGCGAGAATATCAAAAGCGGGGTGTGGCTTGGCTGCAATATTTAGAAAAATTGGGATTAAATGGCTGTTTAGCCGATGATATGGGACTGGGTAAGTCTGTGCAGGTAATTGCGAGATTAGTACAGGAGAAAGATAACCAAAATTCCCCATTACCAACATTATTAATTGCGCCGACTTCGGTTGTTGGTAACTGGCAAAGAGAAATTGCTAAGTTTGCACCCCATTTAAAAACTATGGTGCATCATGGTAGCGATCGCCTGCAAGATGCTGCGGAGTTTAAGGCAGCCTGTCAAGAGCATGATGTGGTGATAAGTTCGTTTACTTTGGCGCGCTTAGATGAAAAACTCCTGAATAGTGTAACATGGCAACGGTTAGTTTTAGATGAAGCACAAAACATTAAAAATCCCAAAGCAGCGCAGACTAAAGCTATACTCAAACTCAGTGCTAAACACCGTCTAGCTTTAACGGGAACACCAGTTGAGAACCGCTTACTTGATTTGTGGTCAATTTTTAATTTTCTCAATCCTGGTTATTTAGGGAAAGAAGCACAGTTTCGCAAATCTTTTGAAATTCCCATTCAAAAAGATAACGACAAAGTTAAATCAACTACCTTAAAGAAACTGGTTGAACCGTTAATTTTACGGCGGGTAAAAACAGACCAGTCGATTATTAAAGACCTACCAGATAAAGTTGAACAAAAACTTTATACCAACCTCACCAAAGAACAGGCTTCGTTATATGAAGTGGTTGTGAGAGACGTGGAAGAGAAATTACAAGAACTTGAGGGAATAAAACGCAAAGGTTTAATTCTCTCAACGCTGATGAAATTGAAACAGATTTGCAATCATCCCAGACAGTTCCTCCAAGATAATAGCGGATTTTTACCAGAGCGATCGCACAAACTTTCCCGCTTAGTCGAAATGGTAGATGAAGCCATTTCGGAAGGTGAAAGTCTGCTGATTTTTAGTCAATTTACAGAAGCATGTGAACAAATAGAAAAATATCTCAAACAAAACCTTCATTGTAATACTTATTATCTACATGGGGGTACAAGTCGCCAACGTCGGGAACAAATGATTAGTGACTTTCAAAATCCTGATACAGAAGCATCTGTATTTGTTCTTTCCCTAAAAGCTGGCGGTGTGGGGATTACTTTAACTAAAGCCAATCACGTCTTTCATTTTGACCGTTGGTGGAATCCAGCCGTTGAAGACCAAGCCACAGACCGCGCTTTTCGCATAGGTCAGAAAAAGAATGTGTTTGTGTATAAATTTGTCGCCCTTGGAACTTTAGAAGAAAGAATTGATCAAATGATTGAAGATAAGAAAAAACTTTCTTCCTCTGTAGTTGGCAGTGATGAATCGTGGCTGACAGAATTAGATAACGAAGCCTTTAAGAAACTAATTGCCTTGAATAAAAGCACAATTATGGAGTAG
- a CDS encoding SWIM zinc finger family protein, whose amino-acid sequence MNKFSRTWWGDRFIKALEDFTDDGRLQRGRSYARGGKVKSFDIDKNIITAKVRGSVNPYFGVYKEPTYNIVIEITPIAKNLWHEAIKNISAKASIVSRLLLNEVPENIEETFSQMGLHLLPHSSRDFKTKCSCPDYANPCKHIAGVYYLVASQLDSNPFLLFELRGLTKVELQAKLADSPLGKALSTVLDEQKLAVEPSQSFYTSPEKQTVSVKPHLREFWLGAKRLPSTIEVANDSGVSAILVKKEGDFPAFWHKDNSFIETMEELYQRVKTKNQNLI is encoded by the coding sequence ATGAATAAGTTTAGCAGAACATGGTGGGGCGATCGCTTTATCAAAGCACTAGAAGATTTTACCGATGATGGCCGCTTACAACGAGGACGCTCCTATGCTCGTGGTGGTAAAGTTAAAAGCTTTGATATTGATAAAAACATCATCACAGCTAAAGTTAGAGGTTCAGTGAATCCTTACTTTGGAGTTTATAAAGAACCCACATATAATATAGTCATTGAAATTACCCCTATTGCCAAAAATCTTTGGCATGAAGCGATCAAAAATATTTCTGCCAAAGCTAGTATTGTTTCAAGGTTATTATTAAACGAAGTTCCTGAAAATATTGAAGAAACTTTCTCTCAAATGGGGTTACACTTATTACCCCATAGTAGTAGAGACTTTAAGACTAAATGTTCTTGTCCAGATTATGCTAACCCTTGTAAGCACATAGCTGGAGTTTATTATTTAGTAGCTTCCCAACTTGATAGCAATCCCTTTTTGCTATTTGAATTAAGGGGGCTGACCAAAGTAGAATTGCAAGCTAAACTAGCTGATTCACCTTTAGGTAAAGCACTATCCACAGTTTTAGATGAACAAAAATTGGCTGTCGAACCGAGTCAATCTTTTTACACAAGTCCTGAAAAACAAACTGTTAGTGTCAAACCACACTTAAGAGAGTTTTGGTTAGGTGCAAAACGTTTACCATCTACTATTGAAGTCGCTAATGATAGTGGAGTTTCAGCAATTTTGGTTAAAAAGGAAGGTGACTTTCCTGCATTCTGGCACAAAGATAATTCCTTTATAGAAACAATGGAAGAACTTTATCAACGAGTTAAAACTAAAAATCAAAACCTAATATAA
- a CDS encoding methyltransferase — protein sequence MSIPSPGLFLNTVNAYQRSAAIKAAVELNIFTAIGQGIESSQSLAQKCQTSERGMRILCDYLVIMGFMTKEAQGYGLTPDSAMFLDRQSKFYMGDVVEFLLSPMIMDSFSDLNAAVIKGGTAVSSQGTLSPEHPVWVQFAKAMSPMMAHPAQLIAQLVNENQTQTLKVLDISASHGLFGIAIAQHNPNAEIYGLDWASVLEVAQENAKIKGIASRYHTITGSAFEVDYGSDYDLVLLPNFLHHFDVMTCEKLLKKIKTALATDGKVIVFDFIPNADRITPPDAAAFSLVMLATTPSGDAYTFAEYESMFSNTGFGHCQLHPLLPTEQKVIVAYQ from the coding sequence ATGTCAATACCTTCACCTGGACTATTCTTAAATACAGTTAACGCTTACCAACGCAGTGCAGCGATTAAAGCCGCAGTGGAGTTGAATATTTTTACGGCAATTGGTCAAGGAATTGAATCTAGTCAATCACTAGCACAAAAATGCCAAACCTCAGAGCGAGGAATGCGAATATTATGTGATTACTTGGTAATTATGGGTTTTATGACCAAGGAAGCTCAAGGTTATGGGCTTACACCAGATTCAGCGATGTTCTTAGATCGGCAGAGTAAATTTTACATGGGTGATGTGGTGGAGTTTTTACTCTCTCCAATGATCATGGATAGCTTTAGTGATCTCAACGCGGCGGTGATTAAAGGAGGAACGGCTGTATCCTCACAAGGAACTCTATCACCAGAACATCCTGTGTGGGTGCAATTTGCAAAAGCGATGTCACCGATGATGGCACACCCAGCACAATTAATTGCTCAGTTGGTAAATGAAAATCAAACACAGACACTTAAAGTATTAGATATTTCCGCAAGTCATGGGTTGTTTGGGATTGCGATCGCTCAACATAACCCTAATGCCGAAATTTATGGTCTTGATTGGGCTTCTGTTTTAGAAGTTGCTCAGGAGAACGCGAAGATAAAAGGTATAGCCTCACGCTACCATACAATTACTGGTAGCGCGTTTGAAGTAGATTACGGCAGCGATTACGATCTGGTTTTACTACCTAACTTTTTACATCATTTCGATGTGATGACATGTGAAAAATTACTGAAAAAAATTAAGACGGCGCTGGCTACTGATGGAAAAGTCATAGTTTTTGATTTTATTCCTAATGCTGACCGTATTACGCCGCCTGATGCAGCTGCTTTCAGTCTAGTAATGTTAGCAACCACGCCTAGCGGTGATGCTTATACGTTTGCAGAGTATGAGAGTATGTTTAGCAATACTGGTTTCGGTCATTGCCAACTTCATCCGCTTTTACCTACTGAGCAGAAAGTTATAGTTGCATACCAATAA
- a CDS encoding response regulator, whose protein sequence is MNYYGTFTALRPHSLLRHLSSCFDTTYLQAFSNSVTWSIYIEEGTITYATHSVEPFDRLERHLRSLSQQIPQITNEIRVQLRLLFETEAQNNSNTINQPPDYQAIHWLVNQGYLDTTQATVLIQELVKDVIESFLLIKTGTYELTTSQQKSPEICRLDVTKVIERCQMRLQTWQSYLPKITSPYQRPYLLINNKKSPELQPKLTYWMKGFSLRHLAIIMNQDEIQLAQHLYPYILTGEIILHEPDPPFDQLPKILAESKFTPKSTIGLINKKLVDTVVELSSNATPITPTLTVENLALVVRSPQTYTPANTSHQELTLSNTTKSVPQRVTPATGTKRPVYKIVSVDDSPTILKEISRFLESENFTVVAINDPLKAAMSIIRHKPDLILLDLNMAGIDGYELCKIIRNNSMFKKTPIIFVTSSKGLVDKVKARLVGASGYLTKPFTRAELLKMVFMHLT, encoded by the coding sequence ATGAATTATTACGGTACATTTACAGCACTACGCCCTCACAGTTTATTAAGACATTTATCTAGCTGTTTTGACACTACTTATTTACAAGCATTTAGTAACTCAGTTACTTGGTCAATTTACATAGAAGAAGGCACAATTACCTATGCCACCCATTCAGTAGAACCATTTGACAGATTAGAACGCCATCTGCGCAGCCTCAGTCAACAAATTCCTCAAATAACTAACGAAATTCGCGTGCAGTTACGCTTGCTATTTGAAACAGAAGCTCAAAACAATAGCAACACAATTAATCAACCTCCTGATTACCAAGCTATTCACTGGCTTGTGAATCAAGGCTATTTGGATACAACCCAAGCCACTGTATTAATTCAAGAACTTGTTAAAGATGTAATAGAATCATTTTTGTTAATCAAAACAGGTACTTACGAATTAACCACCTCACAGCAGAAATCGCCAGAAATTTGCCGACTTGATGTAACCAAAGTTATCGAACGTTGCCAAATGAGGTTACAAACTTGGCAGTCTTACCTACCTAAAATTACATCTCCTTACCAGCGTCCTTACTTGCTGATTAATAATAAAAAATCTCCAGAATTACAGCCAAAATTAACCTATTGGATGAAGGGTTTTAGCCTACGTCATCTGGCTATAATCATGAATCAAGATGAAATTCAACTTGCACAACATTTGTATCCTTATATCCTGACGGGAGAGATTATTTTACATGAACCAGATCCCCCATTTGACCAGTTACCAAAAATTTTGGCAGAATCAAAATTTACTCCTAAATCTACAATTGGATTAATCAACAAAAAATTAGTAGATACAGTAGTAGAACTCAGTAGCAATGCTACTCCTATTACCCCAACACTTACTGTAGAGAATTTAGCTCTTGTAGTTCGATCACCACAAACTTATACTCCTGCCAATACAAGCCATCAGGAACTAACATTATCAAATACCACAAAATCTGTTCCCCAAAGAGTAACACCCGCTACCGGAACTAAGCGACCAGTCTACAAAATCGTTTCTGTAGATGATAGTCCAACAATTCTCAAAGAAATTAGCCGCTTTTTAGAGAGTGAAAATTTTACTGTAGTTGCTATCAATGATCCACTCAAAGCAGCTATGTCAATTATTCGCCACAAACCAGATTTAATTTTGCTGGATTTAAACATGGCTGGTATTGACGGTTATGAATTGTGTAAAATCATCCGCAATAATTCCATGTTTAAAAAGACTCCGATTATATTTGTTACCAGTTCTAAGGGATTGGTAGATAAAGTCAAAGCCAGATTAGTTGGTGCATCTGGATATTTAACTAAACCTTTTACCCGTGCAGAACTATTAAAGATGGTGTTTATGCACTTAACTTAG
- a CDS encoding vWA domain-containing protein: MSDTLVLDEVVEFAENPEPRCPCVLLLDTSGSMQGAAIEALNQGLLSLKDELMKNSIAARRVEIAIVTFDSHINVVQDFVTADQFNPPILTAQGLTSMGAGIHKALDMVQERKSLYRANGIAYYRPWVFMITDGEPQGELDHLVEQAALRLQGDEVNKRVAFFSVGVENANMTRLNQIAVRTPLKLKGLNFIEMFVWLSASMSAVSHSQIDEQVALPPIGWGSI; this comes from the coding sequence ATGAGTGATACATTAGTACTAGATGAAGTAGTAGAGTTTGCTGAAAACCCAGAACCGCGCTGTCCATGCGTGTTATTGCTTGATACATCCGGCTCAATGCAAGGCGCAGCGATAGAGGCTTTAAATCAAGGCTTGCTGAGTTTGAAAGATGAACTCATGAAAAATTCCATAGCAGCCAGACGGGTAGAAATTGCGATCGTTACTTTTGATAGCCATATAAATGTAGTACAAGACTTTGTAACTGCCGATCAATTTAACCCACCTATTCTGACAGCGCAAGGATTAACCAGTATGGGAGCGGGTATTCATAAAGCGTTGGATATGGTGCAAGAGCGCAAATCCTTGTACCGTGCCAATGGCATCGCTTACTATCGCCCTTGGGTCTTTATGATTACAGATGGTGAGCCGCAAGGTGAACTAGATCATTTAGTAGAACAAGCGGCGCTGCGTCTGCAAGGGGATGAGGTAAATAAGCGGGTGGCATTTTTCAGTGTGGGTGTAGAAAATGCCAATATGACGCGGTTAAACCAAATAGCTGTGCGGACACCATTAAAACTCAAGGGGCTAAATTTTATTGAGATGTTTGTTTGGTTATCGGCTAGTATGTCGGCAGTTTCCCATTCGCAAATTGACGAACAGGTAGCACTACCGCCTATTGGTTGGGGGTCTATCTAG
- a CDS encoding PP2C family serine/threonine-protein phosphatase, translating into MKTSKQNPHWQVVAASVCGTSHIKNKQLCQDAHHWQLLPGNVLVAAAADGAGSASQGKVGAMVAVETAIENLSLKEITKKSLADDETVQLLLTDALLAAKKAVEDEAAACDQKAQDLATTLIIAIATPEMVAAVQVGDGTAVAKDSAGNLLALTLPDNGEYINETTFLTSPSALETAQMRLWREAIVNVALLTDGLQMLALNMVVGEPHKPFFFPLFDFVKKAQDQAEAKEQLVKFLGSERITQRTDDDLTLVIGSFGH; encoded by the coding sequence ATGAAAACATCAAAACAGAACCCTCATTGGCAGGTAGTCGCCGCCTCTGTCTGTGGTACAAGCCACATTAAAAATAAGCAGCTGTGTCAGGATGCTCACCACTGGCAATTATTGCCAGGGAATGTTTTGGTGGCAGCAGCCGCAGACGGAGCGGGTTCTGCCAGTCAAGGGAAAGTCGGGGCGATGGTGGCGGTGGAGACAGCCATCGAAAATTTATCGCTGAAAGAGATTACCAAGAAATCCCTAGCTGATGATGAAACTGTGCAATTGCTGTTAACTGATGCCTTGTTAGCGGCAAAAAAAGCTGTGGAAGATGAAGCAGCAGCTTGTGATCAAAAAGCCCAGGATTTAGCAACTACTTTAATTATTGCGATCGCCACACCAGAAATGGTAGCAGCCGTACAAGTCGGCGATGGTACAGCAGTCGCCAAGGATAGCGCAGGCAACTTACTGGCACTTACTTTACCAGACAACGGCGAGTATATCAACGAAACAACTTTTTTAACTTCACCAAGTGCATTAGAAACAGCCCAGATGCGATTATGGCGCGAAGCCATAGTCAACGTTGCTCTCCTCACCGACGGGTTGCAAATGCTGGCTTTGAACATGGTTGTTGGGGAACCTCACAAACCGTTCTTTTTTCCTTTATTTGATTTTGTGAAAAAAGCGCAAGATCAAGCAGAAGCAAAAGAGCAGTTAGTAAAATTCTTAGGCTCAGAGCGCATTACACAACGTACTGATGACGATTTGACATTAGTTATTGGGTCTTTTGGTCATTAG
- a CDS encoding tetratricopeptide repeat protein, with translation MKVLRYLPQEEIISLSVSLGRGGEACIYAVPSAGDSVAKIYHKPTVAHANKLRAMLANPPENPTASLGHISIAWPQELLWSADEHERVVGFLMPRIRGMRPIIDFYNPRTRRQHCPLFNYQYLLRTARNLAAAFAALHNSGYCVGDVNESNILVSDTALVTLVDTDSFQVNDPESDHVYRCPVGKPEFTPPELQNKIFAHHDRQISHDLFGLGVLIFQLLMEGTHPFSGIYQGIPEPPPYEARIASGHFTYSKQRQVPYIPTPIAPAWEILHPSLQKLLVRCFEDGHYDPQVRPNAQAWLSAIAEAEDSLTTCTVNTQHRYSNHLHTCPWCERTVRLGGRDPFPSIVAIENREHLRPRIPKKRQYNSGHQPAIPLPILPTYQTNWHSPTPSFSPYRNRWKGKFYPVVCCLLGLGVLGYVDMVTKFTRPLVSQNNYAQQAIMPQHASGGTLSFADYYKQGHAAYQDRNYKQAVDNFTQAIQQEPTNPKALVDRGNARYNLKDYEGAVADYTVALQVNPGETKAFVNRGNARVMMAEYSNDPDQQYKLAIADFNNALKLNDKEAEAYIRRGIVRSQIAKYSGETLKDFQQAIADFDQAIKLNPDKTEAYFQRGSVRYLIAQYSGDSLKEYQQAIVDFDQALKINDKLAKAYLKRGMVRYELGQINNNISGANQTKALADLQLAAKLALEQEDTESYQQALSNICIIEESKCNALFQSSTMWGYAGTDINQ, from the coding sequence ATGAAGGTATTACGTTATCTTCCACAGGAAGAGATTATCAGCCTCAGCGTCAGTTTGGGGCGTGGCGGTGAAGCTTGTATTTATGCTGTGCCGTCGGCGGGTGATTCTGTGGCGAAGATTTATCACAAGCCGACTGTTGCCCATGCCAATAAGCTACGGGCAATGCTAGCTAACCCACCGGAAAATCCAACGGCTAGTTTAGGGCATATTTCCATTGCTTGGCCGCAAGAATTATTATGGTCGGCAGATGAACACGAGCGGGTTGTCGGTTTTTTGATGCCGCGCATTCGGGGAATGCGTCCCATCATCGACTTTTACAACCCCCGGACTCGTCGTCAACATTGTCCTCTGTTTAATTACCAATACCTACTGCGGACGGCACGAAATTTGGCGGCTGCTTTTGCGGCACTACACAATAGCGGTTATTGTGTGGGTGATGTGAACGAATCAAACATCTTGGTGAGTGACACTGCCTTAGTCACATTGGTAGACACCGATTCTTTTCAAGTAAACGACCCGGAAAGTGATCATGTCTATCGTTGCCCAGTGGGTAAGCCAGAGTTTACACCGCCAGAACTGCAAAATAAAATCTTTGCTCACCACGATCGCCAAATCAGTCATGATTTATTTGGTTTAGGGGTGCTAATCTTCCAACTCCTTATGGAAGGTACGCACCCCTTTTCTGGTATTTATCAAGGCATTCCCGAACCACCGCCTTACGAAGCCAGAATTGCCTCTGGACATTTCACTTACAGCAAACAGCGACAAGTACCTTATATCCCAACTCCCATCGCCCCGGCTTGGGAAATCCTACATCCCAGCTTGCAAAAATTGCTTGTGCGTTGTTTTGAAGATGGTCATTACGACCCACAAGTTCGCCCCAATGCCCAAGCTTGGTTATCAGCTATAGCGGAAGCGGAAGATTCCCTGACTACTTGCACCGTTAATACTCAACATCGCTATAGTAACCATCTACATACTTGCCCTTGGTGCGAACGGACTGTACGCTTGGGTGGGCGTGACCCGTTTCCCTCAATTGTGGCGATTGAAAATAGAGAACATCTGCGTCCCCGTATCCCCAAGAAGCGGCAATATAATTCAGGACATCAACCAGCCATTCCCCTGCCAATTTTACCCACTTACCAAACTAACTGGCACTCGCCAACTCCCAGTTTCTCACCTTATCGCAATCGCTGGAAGGGTAAATTTTATCCGGTAGTTTGTTGTTTACTTGGTCTTGGGGTGTTGGGTTATGTGGATATGGTGACAAAATTCACCCGTCCTTTAGTGTCTCAAAATAACTATGCTCAACAAGCAATCATGCCTCAGCACGCAAGCGGTGGCACTTTAAGTTTTGCCGACTATTATAAACAAGGTCATGCTGCTTACCAAGACCGCAATTATAAACAGGCAGTGGATAACTTCACCCAAGCTATTCAACAGGAACCGACAAACCCCAAAGCTTTGGTTGACCGAGGTAATGCCCGTTACAACCTCAAAGATTACGAGGGTGCTGTGGCAGACTATACTGTGGCTTTGCAAGTTAATCCAGGAGAAACCAAGGCTTTTGTAAATCGGGGTAACGCCCGTGTGATGATGGCTGAGTATAGTAATGATCCTGACCAACAATATAAGTTAGCGATCGCTGACTTTAACAATGCCCTCAAACTCAATGATAAGGAAGCTGAAGCTTATATCCGTAGAGGGATTGTGCGATCGCAAATTGCTAAGTACAGTGGCGAAACCCTCAAGGATTTTCAACAAGCGATCGCTGACTTTGACCAAGCGATAAAACTCAACCCAGATAAGACCGAAGCCTATTTCCAACGGGGTTCTGTACGCTACCTCATTGCTCAGTATAGCGGTGATTCTCTCAAGGAGTATCAGCAGGCGATCGTTGATTTTGACCAGGCATTAAAAATTAACGACAAATTAGCCAAAGCGTATCTCAAACGCGGTATGGTTCGCTATGAACTAGGGCAAATTAATAACAATATATCTGGAGCGAATCAGACTAAAGCTCTTGCAGATTTACAACTAGCCGCCAAACTAGCTTTAGAACAAGAAGACACCGAAAGTTATCAACAAGCACTCAGCAATATCTGTATCATTGAGGAAAGCAAATGTAATGCTTTATTCCAAAGTTCTACCATGTGGGGATATGCAGGTACAGATATTAATCAATAG
- the rfbF gene encoding glucose-1-phosphate cytidylyltransferase, whose translation MKAVILAGGLGTRLSEETSIKPKPMVEIGGKPILWHIMKTYSAHGINDFIICCGYKGYVIKEYFANYFLHMSDVTFDMRFNQMNVHSGYAEPWRVTLVNTGDNTMTGGRLKRVREHIGNDTFCFTYGDGVSDVNITELVKFHQEQKTLGTLTAVQPAGRFGAISLGYEQTKISSFREKPEGDGAWINGGYFVLEPEVVDLIADDATVWEKEPLEKLADMEELSAFKHNGFWQPMDTLRDKNYLEDLWKNNQAPWKVWS comes from the coding sequence ATGAAAGCAGTAATTTTGGCTGGAGGACTCGGTACACGCCTCAGTGAAGAAACCAGCATCAAACCTAAGCCGATGGTAGAAATTGGTGGAAAGCCGATTCTTTGGCACATCATGAAAACATATTCTGCCCACGGCATTAATGATTTTATTATTTGTTGTGGTTACAAAGGTTACGTCATTAAAGAGTATTTTGCCAACTACTTTTTACATATGTCTGATGTAACTTTTGATATGCGTTTTAACCAGATGAATGTGCATTCTGGTTACGCTGAACCTTGGCGAGTAACTTTGGTAAATACAGGTGATAACACTATGACTGGTGGACGCTTAAAGCGTGTCCGCGAACATATTGGTAACGATACTTTCTGTTTTACCTATGGTGACGGTGTAAGTGATGTCAATATTACTGAATTAGTAAAGTTTCATCAAGAACAAAAAACATTAGGAACACTCACCGCAGTCCAACCAGCCGGACGTTTTGGAGCCATCTCTTTGGGATATGAACAAACCAAAATTAGTAGTTTCCGGGAAAAGCCTGAAGGTGATGGTGCTTGGATTAACGGTGGTTATTTTGTCCTAGAACCAGAAGTAGTAGATTTGATTGCCGATGATGCCACCGTTTGGGAAAAGGAACCATTAGAGAAGTTAGCAGATATGGAAGAATTGTCTGCTTTTAAACATAATGGTTTCTGGCAACCTATGGATACCTTACGAGATAAAAATTACCTAGAGGATTTATGGAAAAATAACCAAGCTCCTTGGAAAGTTTGGTCATAG